A genome region from Littorina saxatilis isolate snail1 linkage group LG16, US_GU_Lsax_2.0, whole genome shotgun sequence includes the following:
- the LOC138950019 gene encoding gastrula zinc finger protein XlCGF57.1-like: MEVSDKCKEECTCNAGQDFKTEALPAVTETSISAAEDIPATNVYVHGESFVCGGVEVEEDRKPDIARDCVTQAAFCPLSAGCEVEVESVEHSGEKPHACPHCSKKFSHKGNLNSHMLTHTGEKPHACPHCSKKFSHKGNLKTHMLTHTGEKPHACHCSKKFARKEEVKTHMLTHTGEKPHACPCCSKKFIQKKNLKTHMFTHSGEKPHACPRCLKKFAQRKDLKTHMLTHTVEKPHACPCCSKKFLQKKNLKTHMFTHSGEKPHACPHCSKKFARKEEVKTHMFTHSGEKPHACPHCSKKFSHKGNLNSHMLTHTGEKPHACPHCSKKFSQKGSLNSHMWTHTGEKPHACPHCSKKFSRKGILKRHMLSHTELKNHVLTTLTGP, translated from the exons ATGGAGGTCTCCGACAAGTGCAAAGAGGAGTGTACATGCAATGCGGGGCAGGACTTCAAGACTGAGGCACTCCCAGCTGTGACCGAGACCAGCATTTCAGCGGCTGAAGACATCCCTGCAACAAATGTGTATGTGCATGGTGagagttttgtttgtggtgGTGTGGAAGTTGAAGAGGACAGGAAACCAGACATTGCACGTGACTGTGTAACGCAAGCAGCATTTTGTCCTCTGTCTGCAGGCTGTGAAGTGGAAGTTGAGAGTGTGGAACACAGTG gagaaaagccacatgcctgtcctcattgttcaaagaagTTTTCTCATAAAGGGAATTTGAActcccacatgttgacacacacaggagaaaagccacatgcctgtcctcattgttcaaagaagTTTTCTCATAAAGGgaatttgaagacccacatgttgacacatacaggagaaaagccacatgcctgtcattgttcaaagaaatttgctcggaAAGAGGAagtgaagacccacatgttgacacatacaggagaaaagccacatgcctgtccttgttgttcaaagaaatttattcagaaaaaaaatttgaagacccacatgttcacacattcaggagaaaagccacatgcctgtcctcgttGTTTAAAGAAATTTGCTCAGAGAAAGGATTTGAAgacacacatgttgacacatacagtagaaaagccacatgcctgtccttgttgttcaaagaaatttcttcagaaaaaaaatttgaagacccacatgttcacacattcaggagaaaagccacatgcctgtcctcattgttcaaagaaatttgctcggaAAGAGGAagtgaagacccacatgttcacacattcaggagaaaagccacatgcctgtcctcattgttcaaagaagTTTTCTCATAAAGGGAATTTGAActcccacatgttgacacacacaggagaaaagccacatgcctgtcctcattgttcaaagaagTTTTCTCAGAAAGGGAGTTTGAACTCCCACATGTGGACAcacacaggagaaaagccacatgcctgtcctcattgttcaaagaagTTTTCTCGGAAAGGGATTTTGAAAAGACACATGTTAAGTCATACAGAACTGAAGAACCACGTGTTGACAACACTTACAGGTCCCTAA